catttttttaattaacgaCCGAAAATTGAACAGTATGTGATTTGATCCAAACATCCTATGCAGaaacaattactactatttgTGTTGTGTATAGAAATGCATACATACGTACCTTGTTCTCGTGCAAGTTTTGCCTGACGATGTAGCGTATGGAAAACTTGATTAGGTCTAGGAGCCCATAGAACATGGCGCTGTATATCCAGATAGCAACGGCCCATCCCCACCCGCACCCTTTCACTTTTGCAAAGGACCAATCCACATACACAGCGATAAGAGTTGCCACCTGCATAACCAACCAATAATCAGCTAGTTTCTTTGATCAAGTTCTATATGTATAAACGAGGTTTCTCACCAACTGTGCAACGACAAATGCGCAGACTAGGAGCATGCCAGGGCGCTCCAAGTAATTGGTGACGAAAACGATAGCCTGACTCACAATGCTGACTTGCAAGTAGAGAGCAGACATCATCTCAGCATCATTGTGTCTCATGCTTTTTACTCCAAATATAACCtgtgttttgaattttgatcaaCAACACCAACTGATATacgtagtactactacttagtAGTATTATAATCTATGGAGAAAGAAAGGGGGTGATTTTCTTACGGGAAAGAAGTCGGATTCATGCATCAACAAGAAGCAGACGACAGTCATCAGCAATGGCTGCATCAGTAGAATCAAGGGTTTGGGTTCCAGACTTATCTTCTTCATCGATTCGAGCAACTTCACAAAATTTTCAAGCTGGGTGGCGCACCAGGGTTTTTCGAGGGTTTGCTATATTTTAGGGCTTTTTGATTTTCAATTTGTTCAGTCCCAcgatttaacaaaaaaaaggtGGAAATCTTAATTAGCAAAAAGGCTATTTTATGGTATGTTACCACGGCGAAACTGCACCATATTTAAAGCTTAATTACCTTATTTTCTTTCACTATATACGGAGTGATCGTCTCCGCTATTTAATTGATTgtaatacaaatttaattaaaatctggtaagtttttgtattaaatattttaatgtgtAAATATGTGAAGAGTAATTACAGAGAAGATTTTAAGGATCAAGATTAATTTTCTTGAATATAGAAGGGTTATTTGACTATAAATTCTTTCGGTGGATTGAACCGATGTCTCCCCTGAGCCGGGAAATTCTACTTCAGAGGACGCGGAAAGAAAAAGCCGAGTTCGAAGAAAGATGGAGATGTGCACACTTGAAGGCGATTTCTCTAGAAGAGAAACTGAAGGCGAAGATTGAAGAGTTCAATGATAAGCTTGAGAAGTGTGATGATATGATTGAAGATTGTGAAATTCTGAAATCGATGATTGAAGATTTCAGAAGGACCACTATAAAGTTGAAGCTCGTGATCTTCCTTTTGTGTGTTGTAATATTTGTCATCATTTAGTAACTCCATTATGTAGCTTTTGATGGTAGATTTGAACCCTTTTGGATGCTATTATGTATCTTTTGAAACTAGATTTCAACCCTTTTGGATGCTATTATGTTATGATTATCATGGCTTTCTTTCCTTGGCGATTGTGTTACATTATAAGCAAACACACACACAAGTAATAGAACAAGAGTAATAATCAAAGTAGAAAGAAGACACGAGTAATAGAACAAGAGTAATAATCAAAGTATATAGAAGACAATTGTTTCCAAAACACATCCGAAGTATTTCCAAAAGACACATCCAAAGTTTGATGGCAAAAAAACCAAAGTGTAGTTAGGGTTCAAACTATTTCCAAAGTGTTTCCAAACTGAGCTATAGTTAAAAACCATCACCGAGAATATAGTTTGATGGCAAAAAAGGCTCAGATACACCAATCAACTACTTAAATATTGATATCATGTGTTGATAAGCCTGACTGTGGTTCATTGGAGTGTGAGGAGGTTACTTTTGGGCGTCCTCGTTTTGGGCGTGCCGGCTGTGGATGTCCTGGCAGTGGCCGACATGCTGCTTGCTGTTGTGGGGGACCTGGCCGCTGGCGTGCTTTTTGTGGGTGGGCGGCGACCTGTTGCTGCTGCTACTGCTGGGGTGGGCGACGACCTGCTGCTGCTTCCGGGCGAGctgttgttgctgctgctggTGGTGGGCGAggtgctggtggtggtggtggtggtggtgggtgAGGTGCTGCTGGTGCTGCTTGCTGTGGGCCGACTTGTGGTGCCACCTTGCGAGGACGACCTGGTTTACCCTAATAAGAACAAGTTCACAAAGTATTAAGGGTCACCAACTGTAAGTTTTTGTAGCAAGAATATTTTCAAAGTAAGTAAAATTAGCAACTTTCTCCTTTGGTGGCTTTGCAACTGGATTATTTTTGCATGATCTAGTATTGTGCCCATGCTGAAGGCGTCTCTGATAAGTCATCACACAGATCTTGTGAAGCTTGTGTGGCTTAGATGGATCCTTCTCAAATGGGTCTCTCTTCCTCAATTTCTTGGATCTCCCAGGTATCTTCTTAGCCGGAGGTGGCATGACTTTGTATCCTTCTGCCTCAGGCCACATATTCTCACCATTCAAAGGTGGAATGCCAAAGCTATGAGCCAACTTGTACTTCTCTATAGTATAGTACTCACTAACATATGATTCAACATTCTCGTTCAAGAATGTAATCACTGAACAAGCATTAATGCAAGGGATTCCCGTAATATCCCAGACCCTACACCCACAAGACCTTTTGGATGGTGTAACCACAAATCTGTGTTCTTCAAATGTCACCTCAAACAGACCCCCTAAAATAGGTGTTGTGATACAATAACGGCTCATATACATCACATCCTCCAATTTTTTCTTTATCCTCGGACACAATACATCATTACTATCACACACCTTATGCATTTTCCTATAACATCTCTCCATCAAAGAAGATCTATTGCCCTCTTACATGCTTATAGCATGCTTAGCCCTTGCATCCATAATGTATGCATTAAAGCTTTCACACACATTGTTCAAGATAGAATCACATTTCTGAATTGGAGTGATGAAAACCTTACAGAATTTGGTCATATTTCTGGTCATTAGAAGAGCAAATGCATCAGGAATTTCCTTCTCAAATTCATTGCATGTAGCCCGGTATTCCTCAACATATGTGCTTCTAACCACTCCCCAGAAAAGCCTCTTAAGTGCTGGGGCCTTGTGAGGCTTCTTCAAATTTGAATACACATGCCTTGCACAATTTTTATGCTCGGCTAATGACCAGAAATGcaatgaatttgaattttatgcTCGGCCAGAGGAATAAATTCCTTAACAGCATTATCCAAGCCCTGAAATTAACAAACTTTGTTAAGAGTATTTAAATTTGTAAGGATTCATAGTGTTTGGTCTAATAAGTACCTTTTGCTGGACACTGATTATGGTGATTCCAACACCATTTCCCAAATCCAAATCTTCAGCAAGAATGCCCAGGAACCATTTCCAGTTGACTTCATTCTCAGCCTGAACAACCGCCCATGCAATTAGGAACATTTCATTGTTCCCATAACTTCCACGGTCAGTATAGCACATCCTAAGTAAGTCTTCAGAAATACACCATCTAACCCTATTACTCTTCTGTAGCCCAACATTAAACCCTTCCTCAACCCACTGAACCCAATGTAAATACCCTTGAACATAGACCGAATGCCAACATCAATCTCAAATCTTCCTTCTTTGTCTACCCTCATTAACTCAAGAACATAACTTCTAAGCTTTGCATAATGCTCTTCCACCGATCCTGTCAGCAACTCAATAATCTTCCTCTTAGCATTGTACAACTTCCACTTTGATGCATCATGTGCAAACCTCTGCACCAAGTCTGCCCTGAGCTCATTCACAATTGTGTCAGGCTTAAGCCTAAACATGTTCAAATACCTTCTTGCAATCCAATTTGCTGAAACTATCTCATTTTTCATGTTCCTAGAGAAAGTATGTTCATACTCCACTCTTGACAGTAGAAATGCACCAACAGTGCTATTGAAACTCTCATAGCACCTCCACTTGCACGGTTTCTTACATTTAGCTTCCACTTGGGTCTTACTGGCCAGTTTAAAGCTTATTTCCCAACCATTTTCAATAGCATTATAGGTCAAAGCATCCCTAACTTGGAATCCATCCAGAAATCTCATCCCAGATGTAACTTTCAATGTCTGTGGTCACACCTAGGATCATACACACGCCTCCGATGTCTTTCTCTGATCCTTAAACGAATATCCTCCTCATCGGTGGAATTAGAGACAAATCCCTGTCAGAATCTACATAATCTGAATCACCACATCCATTTGTAGTTTTGTTGCCTCCAGCACTTGGAACAATACCATTAAAGAGATCATTAGTTATGACCCTCAAATTTGATTTCTTAAATTTGTCTCTTGACAGGATATATTCACCATCATCTGAGATAAATCCATCCAAGCTGGAGTAATCTGTGTATTCTTCTCTGTCAGTAGATGGAATGTAGCTCCCATCATCAAACTCATCCCATTCATCATACTCTTTATCCCCCTCTTCATCTCCCTTCCCCAAGCCAGGCCCCTCTTCCTCTCCATTCTCCATGTCATGCCCATAATCCTCTCCCTCAAACTCATCCTGTCTTTCTGAATCATCCTCATCACCTCCATCATAGTCTCCCTCAGCCTCATCTATTTCTTCGGGGAAAAATTCATCAGCTTCTTTTCCTTCAACACTGCCCTCAGCTTCTTCCACTTGTGGTTCACCAAGATCTCCACCAACAACATACACATGCAGTACACATATTCTTAATTGAAGATATGACAGCATGACCATGACATCCTTGTCATCCTTTATGTCTTATCATTTTCATACTCTTTGGCACCTTAAATGCAACCCTACTCCACTTAGCATAACCCAACTTCTTAATCTCATCAATCAAATCCAAAAAACCAAATCTGTCTGCATCAAAGTGGGATTTTTGTGTTTCATCCCCACCAATATATACCTCCAACGATCCATCTTGCACCAGATTTCCACCATGATGGAATTGTATACTAAAATCATCCCTGCAAAGAGGAAAAATCACCAAAGTCAATGCTAGACAATATATATTCATTTCCAACTACACAAAATCAGAACAATATTTGCACAACGCGCAACCCAAAACCCTAGACAATCCAAATGCACAAAAAACCCTAGTTAACAACCCAAATGCACAAAAAAATCCTAGATAAAACCCTAATGCACAAAACCAGACAAAAACCctaaagaaatattttttatcttGTTTTAAAAAGAAACACTGTATAAAACCCTACACAATAAATTCTGGTCACATGCTCACCAAGTGGGGACTGAGACATCCGACAAACACATAATAATTTCAATTGTTTAAATGAAAGTGGGGACATTGTCGAAAAAGACCGCACCTGTGCGACATGCCGACAATCGGGACCACACGAGTAAAAAAACCCGACCAACTTCCACCTACTTCGAGAATCCACGATTAACGCGGAAATCACCACTCCCCGCACACACCTTCCTCGCGAATCGAATAATCGGACCTTTGGCGGACGAAAATCCCCAAATATGCGAGAGgaaagtgaagaagaagaagaagaagaagaagaagaagaagaagaagaagaagaagaagaagaagaagaagaaaaagccCTAACTTTATGTTTGTCGGTTTTTGAGGAATTTGTTTAAGTGTTGGGTGTGTGAATTGTTTTAAGTATTGGGTGTGTGAATAAAAGTTGTGTTTTGTTTAAATAAAAGTTGTCATTTGCAAAAAAATAACAATTGTGACTGTATGTATTATTCTGCCAAATAAGATCCAAGTAATCACTTTTAATGACAAATAGGATTAAAATTGACACGTAGACACCCGGGTTTGGCCGTTGACCCGCCGGGGGATAAACCTAACGACCTGAaagtttttagtttaaaaaCCAATCTCATAGTTCatgggaaaaaccggaattcggggaaatttttggttttaaaagCCAAAAACCCTTTgaaatttgtacaatatttagagtttgcagttgattacatccctataattatacatacatatttatcatttttctattGTAGAAAAGTagtttaaaattatgaaataaaatttaaaacttaGCAGTGGTGAAACATAATTATGCCCTATAAAtctgtcattttcatttttctcatGTCAAGTTAGTATTATCATCGGGACCAAACACCTGCAATGGTCCGTCTTATAAATTTGCTCATCCCATTCCGCGTCACcgccattttttattttttgtactttTTGTTAAGTtaccaaataaaataaactaaactatcaaaataatataatatgaaaaTCTTCATCATATTAAAATACcgaaaaaatataattagaaACAAACTTTAAAAAGTACAAATATGTTTCAATGGCTACGTGCCCaaatttttcaatcatatcGCGTTGGAGGTGATTATGGACTTGTTCCTCGCGGGGATTAACAAAGGCACGAAGAATGTGACTGCAGCCGTGCGGTAAACCGTCAGCCCCCACTGTGGCTCATCGACAAAGTAGTCCGAGTACAGCCGTTGGGCAACCACGATGGCACACAGAAGACCCGCTGCCGATGCCGCCGGATTGGCCTAGGGACCGACGGATGTTCTTCACATCGTCGTTCCTCTACGTGCAATGCGTAGTCCAACATGGCTCGCTCTAAGAGCTCATGTATCTCGTCATCGTCGTTGTCGCCGACATTCATTTCGAGTAGAGAGAGAAGTGGGTGTGGGTGAAATGGAAGAAGGGGTATTTATACTgtgaattttgaaattaaaaaaatgctgCGATCGACGGTCGATGCTGCAATGTTGAGCTTATTAGTATGTTATTGGTGTTTCCTTTTCAAGATTTGTTAGACATTCGTAATTTAATGTAAAAGGCTACTGCCATTTTTAGCACCAAAAATTATTCACaatatttttttcctatatttGTAATCTCTCTTCAGTCTATATATCTTTGAATTCTTTGTAATGCCAAAAAATTAATTGAGCAATGGAAACATACTAAAATTGTgtttcaagaaaacaaaaaacttCATTAAACTCATCAAAGGAGTCCAAACATCAGACAAGTTTGTCTATGATATCACTTATAAAACATGAAAGGAAAACAACATAAAAGTATTATATATATGTCTCAATTCCTCCAAATAGGAAGAGCTCTTATCCATAACTAGCTAGAGAAGTCTCTGCCATTCTCCATGTGCTCCTAAATCAGGTGGTGAAGAACTCCTCAGACAGTGTAGTGCTGCTGCATCGTCTCAATGTTGAGCCCCTTTAGTTTCACAACTGACTCAACGTGCCCCTTGAGCGTGTGCAGCTCGCGCAGCCTAAACAACAATGCATAACCAGATTATGATCAGAATATGACTTTCTTAGCAAGAATTTAGGCTTTTTCTGAGTTATGGTCACCTTGCAATTTCAGCGCGTTTCATAGCCTGCTCCGCGATTTCAGACAGCTCCCTGTAGTTGTTCTTTTCGTTTAATATGTTGCTGGTAGCTTCTTCGGGTTGGTTCAGACCATGCAGGGTCCTCTGTGCATGAGCCCACTGTGCCTCTCTCTCCTCCTTGCCAAAGTCTTTCTTGGAGGTGAAAGCAGTCTATTTTTTTATGAACCAAAATTCAACAATATGTGATTGATTTGATCCAATCATCCTATGCAGAAACAATTATTGTGTGTGTTGTGTCTAGAAATGCATACCTTGTTCTCGTACAAGTTTTGCCTTGCCCTTCCGCTCAAGATGTATCGTATGGCAAACTTCATTAGGTCGAGAGGCACATAAAACATCGCGCTGTATATCCAGATCACACCGGCCCATCCCCACCCGCATCCCTTCACTTTTGCAAACGACCAATCCGCGTACACAGCAATAAGAGTTGCCACCTGTATAACCAATAATCAGATAGTTTCATAAGAATAGAAAATGAAATCTTTATGTTTGGTGGGGCTTATAAACGAGGTTTCTCACCTGTTGTGCGATGACGAAGGCGCTCATGAGGAGCATGCCAGGGCGCTCCACATAAGACCAGCTGCGCGATCTGGTGACGAAAATGAGGGCTTGGCTCACAATGCTCACTTGTAAGTAGAGAGCAGACATCATCTCAGCACCATTGTGTCTCATGCTTTTCACTCCAAATTTCTCCTGTGTTTCGATCAACAACACCAAATAGATTCACATATTTGTGGAGGGCTTGTGCTAGTATTGATCTATGGAGAAAGAGGGTGATTTTCTCACGGGAAAGAAGTCGGATTCATGCATCAACCAGAAGAAGACGACAGTCATAAACGCAAGATAGCCTCCTAGTGCAACGCCTGTAGCAAAGATCTCTTTCAATTTCCAGCTATCTGGCAGTGGAGATGGCTTCACTCTATCCTTGGAAATCGTCATAATTGTGCCTGATAACGCAGAAATCCGAACCATTAATCTCCGTACAGTATGATAACAGACTCCAAGCAATCAAATCAAGACACCACAAATTCATTACCGTCGTTCAAGATGGCAATGATCAAAACCATGAAGGGGGAGAAGTCGAACATCCAGATCAAAGAAATGAGCATGAATCCAAACTGCAAACAAAGGATTTCATATCAAGCCAACTCCTACATACAGAGATAACGATAAAAATAAAAGCAAAGCATAATTAACAAACTTACCACTATACGAATGGTGATGGAAACTGCGTATATCTGTCAAGAAATACACAGGCATCAATAAACATTCGCATAAAACTGAAGATGAAGAGGGCTAAAAACTAACAGTGTAGTTCTTCATTCTCTGGAAAATAGCTCTACTTGTCAAGACTGCGTTAATGATGACACTAAGCCCAGGCTCAGTGAGCACAATATCAGAAGCGCCTCTTGCTGCATCGGTGGCATCTGCAACAGCAATACCAATATCCGCCTTCTTCAACGCTGGTGTATCGTTCACACCATCTCCTGTCATGCCAACAATGTGCTTCCTCTCCTGCAACTTCTTCACGATCTCATACTTGTGCTCTGAATCACATCAGCCAAGTTTAAAACCCGACATTAAAAATGAAGCTCCAATGATCGTTTCATCATATCTACTCAATAAACACACCTGGGAACACTCCTGCAAAGCCATCCGCCTTCTCAATCAGTTCTTCTATAGGAAGTCCACCTATGGACTCGTCCTTGTGTTGGCCTAATAGAGAAGCGGAAGGGTACATGTTCACTCCCATCCCAAGCCTACGCCCCGTCTCCTTAGCAATAGCAAGCTGATCAcctaaaacaagataaatacaTAAATCATCAGTTCAAAATTATAATAATCACTCTCCCAAGCAGACCACACTAACCAGTgatcatcttcacgttcacaCCAAGGTGGAGAGCTCTACGGATAGTCTCTGCACTGTCGTGCCTAGGAGGATCAAAGAGTGACAAGAGCGCCCGACAAACTCCCAAGGACCACCGATCGAGGCTCTCCTTGGATCTCTCCGGCACTTGCTGAAAAACATCAACCATTTTTGTCACAGCCGAAACATGGTAACATTCATACACTAAATAGACAAGTTATAAGATTAAAGAACCTGTCTAGCAACAGCAAGAGACCGTAGGCCACGCTCAGCGAATTTGTTGATGACGCCGTGAACCTTCTTCTTGAAATCCTCCCTGCAGTTGCACAGGGTGAGGATCTGCTCCGGAGCCCCCTTGCTAGCTCGATGCCAGTTCCCGTTGTTATCAATGTATGTGAGAGCAGTCCTCTTATCCACAGGGTTGAACGGGAAGAAATGCACCTCCCTTATCCCAGCTCGAGCCTATCATCAACAATACATTAGCTTTGAATTCATAAACAGAAAaccaagagaaaaaaaaaacaaacctCTTTGGGATCAGAAAGAGTTTCAACAATGGCTGCATCAATAGCGTCCTGATTCTCCGTCCTGGAGGCTCTGGCCGCGAGGAGAAGGACATGATCAGCATCGGCGCCCTTGGCGAAGACTTCAATGAGAGATTTATCGACAGTGAGCTTGTTGAGAGTGAGCGTCCCTGTTTTGTCACTGCAGAGGACGTTCATCCCGGCCAGCTTCTCGATGGCTGTCATCCGCTTCGTGATGGCGCCCTGCTGCGAAAGGCGGTGGGATCCGATGGCCATGGTCACAGACAGCACTGTGGGCATGGCGATGGGGATGCCACCGATGAGTAACACTAGAAGATTATCAATTCCGTTTCGATAGCTGCAGCGCTGGATGGGGTACATCACGATGATCTCCGCCAGCATACCAACAGCGATGGAGCAGATGCAGAAGTTTCCTCTAGCTGTGAGGACCTTCTGGAAATGGCCTACTTGGTGAGTGCTGTCGACAAGATGCGCTGCCTCCCGAAGAAGGTGTGGACGCCGGTGGCGATGACGACAGCCTCGATCTCGCCCTGCTTGCACGTCGACCCAGAGAAGACCTCGTCGTAGGGGTGCTTAGTCACGGGGAGGGACTCCCGTGAGGGCCGACTGGTCAACCTGTTGGCAagtgaaagaaaataaatactataaCAATATCTCGCGTCAATGTAAACAGAAAACTAAAACCACTATATAGAATCAGTCATCcaatcaccaattggttttaggaacACAGACCTCGAGAGGATCCCCTTCAAGGAGACGGGCGTCGGCCGGGATGATGTCACCGAGCTTGATGCTGATGATGTCGCCGGGGACGAGAATGGCTGCCTCCTGCTCGCTCCATTTGGCGTCTCTGAGGACCTTGGTTTTGGGGGCGAGGCCAGCCATGAGAGCGGCCGCGGCATTACCTGTTGgcaaatgaaattaaaaataaaataaaaacaattgtAACAATATCAACTGAAACCAGTATATAAGTCTAATGAACTCCTATAGATTGGTATGATTAATTACCGGCGTTGTTCTCTTCGAAGAAACTGATGGCGGAGTTGATGAGGAGAAGGCAGACGATGCCGACGAAGTCCTGCCAGTCGGGGGGCATGCCTTGGCAGTTGGCGAGGACGATGGCCATGAGGGCGGCGGCTTCCATCACCCATGAGAGAGGGTTCCACATGAATCCTAAAAACTTGAGGAATTTGCTTTCCTTCTTCTCTTCCAATTTGTCGAGGCCGAAGATTAGGGCTCTGCTTTCGCCTTCGGTGGAGCTCAGCCCGTCGCGGCCGCATTTCAGCTGCTTCTGGAACACTTCCTCTATCGGAACCTTTTCCTGTTATATCACATTTACTTGCGCTTATAATATTTCTTCATACATTACAAATGTGgcaataatactaataaaagaAGAATGGAGAAAGTTGGTTACCAGATCAATAGACTCATTCTTGATCTTTTCAAGACTAAGATCATCTGCTCCCATTATGGCTGCAGCTCAATCTGCTTTTCAGTAAATTCTTCTTATGTTTGAAACTGCTGCCTCAACCCTGTTTTATACTCCAATGGATCATACCTCCTTCTGTAATATGCATGCCACTCCCTTAAGTGGACccttctctctcacacacacaggCATTAACCATACATGCATTAGTATATCTATATTTCAAGTTAATTACTGCCTTAAAGTCATATCTTATCTtatctatatttataatgttaTCATTCTAATTTCCTAATAACAATTATCAGCACTCTAGCTACTTTTTAAAGAGAAGTAAATGTACTATATGGATATGGCCGCTAAATACACTAAAATAATGTTCCTCAAAATAATGCAAGATTCTGTACTTTCATTTCTAGTAGTATCTTACACATTTATTacatgaaattaaataattttatgtgTTGAATTGTGATATATATTAAGTCATATTAGTTAATTGtttgcaaaatcagaataaattaataattcaattatttttttgtatagaTTTCAAAGTTAATATGCAAAACCAGAATTTCAGGAA
This portion of the Salvia splendens isolate huo1 chromosome 10, SspV2, whole genome shotgun sequence genome encodes:
- the LOC121752603 gene encoding uncharacterized protein LOC121752603, whose product is MHKVCDSNDVLCPRIKKKLEDVMYMSRYCITTPILGGLFEVTFEEHRFVVTPSKRSCGCRVWDITGIPCINACSVITFLNENVESYVSEYYTIEKYKLAHSFGIPPLNGENMWPEAEGYKVMPPPAKKIPGRSKKLRKRDPFEKDPSKPHKLHKICVMTYQRRLQHGHNTRSCKNNPVAKPPKEKVANFTYFENILATKTYSW
- the LOC121752602 gene encoding plasma membrane ATPase 4-like, which translates into the protein MKKISLEPKPLILLMQPLLMTVVCFLLMHESDFFPVIFGVKSMRHNDAEMMSALYLQVSIVSQAIVFVTNYLERPGMLLVCAFVVAQLVATLIAVYVDWSFAKVKGCGWGWAVAIWIYSAMFYGLLDLIKFSIRYIVRQNLHENKVRMYAFLYTTQIKDFDMEEIEARWAHAQRAPLHGLNQPEEASISNNIFNENNNHTEMSEIASGITEQAKKLAEIARLHELHVLKGKSSQSWARH